The Desmodus rotundus isolate HL8 unplaced genomic scaffold, HLdesRot8A.1 manual_scaffold_317, whole genome shotgun sequence genome has a segment encoding these proteins:
- the PPP1R14B gene encoding LOW QUALITY PROTEIN: protein phosphatase 1 regulatory subunit 14B (The sequence of the model RefSeq protein was modified relative to this genomic sequence to represent the inferred CDS: inserted 1 base in 1 codon; deleted 1 base in 1 codon), which yields MLQLPPGAPAAALAAXAARNRAHQLTRASGPQPAGGRPGGGGAGRGRTAHVAPAAAMADSGPAGGAALAAPAPGPGSGGPGPRVYFQSPPGAAGEGPGSADDEGPVRRQGKVTVKYDRKELRKRLNLEEWILEQLTRLYDCQEEEIPELEIDVDELLDMESDDTRAARVKELLVDCYKPTEAFISGLLDKIRGMQKLSTPQKK from the exons ATGTTGCAGCTGCCCCCGGGCGCCCCCGCTGCCGCCCTCGCTG GAGCCGCGCGGAACCGAGCCCACCAGCTAACCCGAGCCAGCGGCCCGCAGCCAGCCGGCGGGCGTCCAGGAGGCGGCGGCGCAGGGAGGGGCCGGACG GCGCACGTGGCCCCGGCGGCCGCCATGGCGGACAGCGGCCCCGCGGGGGGCGCGGCGTTGGCGGCCCCGGCCCCGGGGCCGGGCAGTGGCGGCCCAGGGCCCCGCGTCTACTTTCAGAGcccccctggggctgcaggcgAGGGCCCGGGCAGTGCGGACGACGAGGGCCCAGTGAGGCGCCAAGGGAAGGTCACAGTCAAGTACGATCGCAAGGAGTTACGGAAGCGCCTCAACCTGGAGGAGTGGATTCTGGAGCAGCTCACTCGCCTCTACGACTGCCAG gaagaggAGATCCCAGAGCTGGAGATTGATGTGGATGAGCTCCTGGACATGGAGAGTGATGATACTCGGGCTGCCAGGGTCAAG GAGCTGCTGGTTGACTGTTACAAACCcactgag GCCTTCATCTCTGGCCTGCTGGACAAGATCCGGGGCATGCAGAAGCTGAGCACACCCCAGAAGAAGTAA